The following are encoded together in the Leuconostoc mesenteroides subsp. mesenteroides ATCC 8293 genome:
- the rlmD gene encoding 23S rRNA (uracil(1939)-C(5))-methyltransferase RlmD yields MAKANRVYKTKAPVAKNQEIEATVIDITYQGMGVVKVDNFPIFVVDAIPGEIVRVSVTKVLKSYAFGRVTRRIQESENRVQNANKIAITTGIAPLANLKYEAQLAFKQHQIEELFKKVNVDVDVAPTIGMENPTGYRNKAQVPVQMINGKLETGFYRRGSHRLVPIEDFYIQDPKVDEAVRITRDILRELGVSAYEEETKKGVIRHIMARRGYYSHELMVVIITNTKKLPNSDLIAEKLSAKLPELKSVIHNINNHDTNVIMGQWNETIWGEDDIHDQLMGKDFVIGPNSFYQVNPQTTSTLYALAAEKANLKPTDVVVDAYSGIGTITLSVADKVKKIYGVDVVEGAIEDAEKNAKNNQITNAEFVLADAPEQMAKWADEGLKPNVVFVDPPRKGLTQELIDAVKAMNPEKFVYISCNPATLARDAVQILAAGFEIEGAVQPLDQFPQTTHVESITVFKKAEN; encoded by the coding sequence ATGGCGAAAGCTAATCGAGTATATAAAACCAAAGCACCAGTAGCTAAAAATCAGGAAATTGAAGCAACCGTGATTGATATTACATATCAAGGCATGGGTGTTGTTAAGGTTGATAATTTTCCGATATTTGTAGTTGATGCTATTCCGGGAGAAATTGTCCGCGTGAGTGTCACAAAAGTACTAAAAAGCTACGCATTTGGGCGTGTAACAAGACGTATTCAGGAATCCGAAAATCGCGTTCAAAATGCCAACAAAATAGCAATTACCACAGGCATTGCACCGCTAGCCAATTTGAAATATGAGGCACAACTGGCGTTTAAACAGCATCAAATTGAAGAATTATTTAAAAAGGTTAATGTAGATGTTGATGTGGCGCCGACTATTGGTATGGAAAATCCAACAGGGTACCGTAATAAGGCACAAGTACCTGTGCAAATGATAAATGGTAAATTAGAAACAGGTTTTTATCGTCGTGGGTCACATCGTTTAGTGCCAATTGAAGATTTTTATATTCAAGATCCCAAGGTTGATGAAGCAGTTCGTATTACGCGAGACATTTTACGTGAATTAGGTGTTTCCGCGTATGAAGAAGAAACTAAAAAAGGCGTTATTCGTCATATTATGGCACGACGGGGCTATTATTCACATGAATTAATGGTTGTTATCATCACGAATACTAAAAAGCTGCCTAATAGCGACTTAATTGCCGAAAAACTCAGTGCAAAACTACCTGAATTAAAGAGTGTTATCCACAATATCAATAATCACGATACCAATGTGATTATGGGACAATGGAATGAAACGATTTGGGGTGAAGACGATATTCACGATCAATTAATGGGTAAAGACTTTGTTATTGGGCCAAACTCTTTCTATCAGGTCAATCCTCAAACCACTTCGACCTTGTATGCGCTCGCAGCTGAAAAGGCTAATTTGAAACCGACTGATGTTGTTGTTGACGCTTATTCTGGTATTGGAACAATTACGTTATCTGTTGCGGATAAAGTGAAAAAAATATATGGTGTTGATGTTGTTGAAGGAGCAATTGAAGATGCTGAAAAAAACGCCAAAAATAATCAAATTACAAATGCCGAATTTGTATTGGCTGACGCACCAGAGCAAATGGCAAAATGGGCGGATGAAGGATTAAAGCCAAATGTTGTCTTTGTTGATCCACCACGCAAAGGGTTAACACAAGAATTGATTGATGCAGTTAAAGCAATGAATCCTGAAAAATTTGTATATATAAGTTGCAACCCAGCAACACTTGCGCGTGATGCTGTTCAAATTTTGGCTGCAGGATTTGAAATCGAAGGTGCAGTTCAACCACTGGATCAATTCCCACAAACAACTCACGTTGAAAGCATTACAGTTTTCAAAAAAGCTGAAAATTAA
- the gatB gene encoding Asp-tRNA(Asn)/Glu-tRNA(Gln) amidotransferase subunit GatB produces the protein MGTGNFETTIGLEVHVEMQTNSKLLSPSPVHYGDKPNTNTNVIDFGYPGVLPVANKGALEYGMRVALALHAQISPLIRWDRKNYFYPDNPKAYQTTQSQTPIGTNGYLDVTLADGTVKRVHIAEMHVEEDAGKNTHGSDGYSYVDLNRQGTPLIEIVSEPDLASPDEAYAYLEQLRQVILFTGVSEAKMQEGQMRADVNVSLRPFGSDQYGTKVEMKNINSFNYVRNALIFEEKRQAEVLRSGGVIQQETRRYDEPTKSTILMRVKEGADDYRYFPEPDLSPVVIDQKWIDEVAADLPKSSSERQEAYVNDLGIEPYDAEVLTQTLAMSDFYDATVASGADPKRAANYLIGDVNAYMNKNQVELQDTRLTPEHLAGMIKLIEDGTISTKQAKQVFEAIMIGEEPEAFAKKHGLVQLSDPDLLLGWITEVLDNNPQSIEDFKGGKDRATGYLIGQLMKMSKGQANPSVLNKLLLSELKKR, from the coding sequence ATGGGAACTGGAAATTTTGAAACAACGATTGGACTTGAAGTCCACGTTGAAATGCAAACAAACTCAAAGCTGTTGTCACCTTCACCGGTTCACTATGGTGACAAGCCAAATACTAATACAAACGTAATTGACTTTGGTTATCCTGGTGTTTTGCCGGTAGCAAACAAAGGCGCATTGGAATATGGTATGCGTGTTGCGCTGGCATTACACGCACAAATTTCGCCATTGATTCGTTGGGACCGTAAAAACTATTTTTACCCTGATAACCCCAAGGCTTATCAAACAACGCAATCACAAACACCAATTGGTACTAACGGTTACTTAGATGTGACATTGGCCGATGGAACGGTAAAGCGTGTCCACATTGCAGAAATGCACGTTGAAGAAGATGCGGGTAAAAATACACACGGATCTGATGGTTATTCTTATGTTGATTTAAACCGTCAAGGGACACCATTGATTGAAATTGTTTCAGAACCTGATCTTGCTTCACCAGATGAGGCCTATGCTTACTTAGAGCAGTTGCGCCAAGTTATTTTATTTACAGGTGTTTCTGAAGCTAAGATGCAAGAAGGTCAAATGCGTGCAGATGTCAATGTATCACTCAGACCATTTGGATCAGATCAGTATGGAACAAAAGTTGAAATGAAGAATATTAACTCATTCAACTACGTTCGTAACGCATTGATTTTTGAAGAAAAGCGACAGGCAGAGGTTTTGCGTTCTGGTGGTGTAATTCAACAAGAAACTCGACGCTATGATGAACCAACTAAATCGACAATCTTAATGCGTGTAAAAGAGGGAGCAGACGACTATCGTTACTTCCCAGAACCTGATTTATCTCCGGTGGTCATTGATCAAAAATGGATTGATGAAGTTGCTGCAGACTTACCAAAATCATCGAGTGAACGTCAAGAAGCCTATGTAAATGACTTGGGAATTGAACCTTATGATGCAGAAGTTTTGACACAGACGCTTGCTATGTCTGATTTTTATGATGCGACTGTAGCTTCAGGAGCTGATCCAAAACGCGCTGCTAACTATCTAATTGGTGATGTGAATGCTTATATGAATAAGAATCAAGTCGAGCTGCAAGACACGCGTTTGACTCCTGAGCATTTAGCAGGCATGATTAAGTTGATTGAAGACGGAACAATCTCTACAAAGCAAGCCAAGCAAGTCTTTGAAGCGATTATGATTGGTGAAGAGCCAGAAGCCTTTGCTAAGAAGCATGGTCTGGTTCAATTAAGTGATCCAGATTTGTTGTTAGGCTGGATTACTGAAGTATTGGACAATAATCCGCAATCTATTGAAGACTTCAAGGGCGGTAAAGATCGTGCTACTGGCTATCTTATTGGGCAACTTATGAAAATGTCCAAAGGACAAGCAAATCCAAGTGTTTTGAATAAGTTGTTGTTGTCAGAGTTAAAAAAACGATAA
- the gatC gene encoding Asp-tRNA(Asn)/Glu-tRNA(Gln) amidotransferase subunit GatC, whose protein sequence is MAETTITRDEVAHVAGLAKLAFNDADLDQFTTQLGDILNIFDTLSEVNTDDVIPTYSVTENVNHLREDVANNWNQKQELLNNAPLEAADLIKVPAILNGEGE, encoded by the coding sequence ATGGCCGAAACAACAATCACACGTGACGAAGTTGCCCATGTTGCAGGGTTAGCCAAATTAGCTTTTAACGATGCTGATCTTGACCAATTTACAACACAATTGGGTGATATCTTGAATATTTTTGATACGTTGAGCGAGGTAAATACTGATGATGTTATCCCAACATACTCAGTAACGGAAAATGTTAATCATTTGCGTGAAGATGTCGCAAATAACTGGAATCAAAAACAAGAACTTCTTAATAATGCACCACTTGAAGCTGCAGATTTAATTAAGGTTCCTGCAATTTTGAATGGTGAGGGGGAATAA
- the mutS gene encoding DNA mismatch repair protein MutS, whose translation MAKVAETPMMVQYHEIKSQYPDAFVFYRLGDFYELFEDDAVLGAKLLELTLTARNKNSENPVPMAGIPHHAAQNYIDILVDQGHKVAIVEQMEDPATAKGMVKRDVVQLITPGTKLNSGMGNDKQNNYLAAVLPRDNRYFLSYIDLSTGELKTTTLKRFSDVIDELSSLEVKEIVLLKDDETTELGIANKLAERGLVISTQSDVNVNATVSFLTQPLVHENEAQVTTILLNYIFDTQRRNLDHIIPAQNYERLAYLKFNQDTRTNLDLVKNARTKKKAGSLLGLIDETKTAMGGRLLKQWLLRPLRDTEDINERLDVIEAFQNEFFVRGALQDHLKSVYDLERLAARAAMGTMNARELVQLKRSLSAIPGMKSVLSSSQGILNHASQRLEDMSDLAGLIDEAIVDDPPISIREGDIINDGFDSKIDEYRNVLSQNQKWLAQLESDERAATGINSLKVKYNKNFGFFIEVSRANVSKLEEGRYERKQTLTNAERFVTPELKEHERLINEAQLKRTEREYELFITIRERVKANISRLQKLARQVAQLDVLASLADVADNNRFVRPTFTDDNIINIKQGRHPVVEAILEAGEFVANDVNLDQNTAMQLITGPNMAGKSTYMRELALIVILGQMGSFVPAESAVLPIFDQIFTRIGANDDMAMGQSTFMVEMAEANLALQEASAHSLILFDELGRGTATYDGMALAQAIIEYLDAHVHAKTLFSTHYHELTALADKHENIKNVHVGAVEDESGELHFLHQIQQGPADKSYGIHVAALAGLPDELIANATTILSGLENQEALVPEPKASGLSEQVALFNVSDVDPKTETLFQKLDSINISTMTPLEALNVLAELQKLRK comes from the coding sequence ATGGCTAAAGTTGCTGAAACACCAATGATGGTGCAATATCATGAGATTAAAAGTCAATATCCTGACGCATTCGTGTTTTATCGTTTGGGTGATTTTTATGAGTTATTTGAAGATGATGCAGTGCTTGGCGCAAAATTGTTGGAGCTAACATTAACAGCACGTAATAAAAATTCTGAAAATCCGGTACCAATGGCTGGCATTCCACACCATGCTGCTCAGAATTATATTGATATTTTAGTTGATCAAGGACACAAAGTTGCTATAGTGGAGCAAATGGAAGATCCTGCCACTGCAAAGGGAATGGTGAAGCGTGATGTGGTGCAACTCATTACCCCGGGGACAAAGCTTAATAGTGGCATGGGTAATGATAAGCAAAATAATTATTTGGCTGCGGTATTGCCACGAGATAATCGTTATTTTTTGAGTTATATTGATTTATCAACGGGTGAATTAAAAACCACAACACTAAAGCGCTTTAGCGATGTAATTGATGAGCTCAGTTCACTTGAAGTTAAAGAAATTGTGTTATTAAAAGATGATGAAACAACAGAACTAGGGATAGCTAATAAGCTTGCTGAACGGGGATTGGTAATTTCTACTCAATCTGACGTAAATGTTAATGCTACAGTTAGTTTTTTGACACAGCCTTTGGTACATGAAAATGAAGCACAAGTAACCACTATTTTATTAAACTATATATTTGACACCCAGCGCCGTAATTTGGATCATATTATTCCGGCTCAAAATTATGAACGCTTGGCTTATTTGAAATTCAACCAAGATACACGGACTAATTTAGATCTTGTAAAAAACGCAAGGACAAAAAAGAAAGCAGGTTCCTTACTTGGTCTAATTGATGAAACTAAAACCGCTATGGGAGGTCGGTTACTAAAACAATGGTTGCTGCGTCCACTTCGGGATACAGAAGACATCAATGAACGTTTAGATGTGATTGAAGCATTTCAAAATGAATTTTTTGTACGTGGCGCGCTACAAGATCATTTGAAATCAGTATATGATTTGGAACGTTTAGCAGCTCGTGCTGCTATGGGCACGATGAACGCCCGAGAATTAGTACAATTAAAGCGATCATTATCTGCAATTCCAGGTATGAAGTCCGTTCTGTCCTCAAGCCAAGGTATTTTAAATCATGCTAGTCAACGACTAGAAGATATGAGTGATTTAGCTGGATTGATTGATGAAGCAATTGTTGATGACCCTCCGATTAGCATCCGTGAGGGCGATATCATCAATGATGGATTTGATTCAAAAATCGATGAATATCGTAACGTTTTGAGTCAAAATCAGAAATGGCTGGCACAATTAGAATCCGATGAGCGTGCTGCAACTGGCATTAATTCATTGAAAGTTAAGTACAATAAAAACTTTGGATTTTTCATTGAAGTATCTCGTGCAAATGTTAGTAAGTTAGAAGAAGGGCGCTATGAACGTAAGCAGACCCTGACTAATGCTGAAAGGTTTGTTACGCCTGAACTGAAGGAGCACGAGCGTTTAATTAACGAAGCGCAACTCAAAAGAACCGAGCGTGAATACGAATTGTTCATTACGATTCGTGAGCGTGTTAAAGCAAATATTTCTCGTTTACAAAAGTTGGCACGACAGGTAGCGCAATTAGACGTTCTAGCAAGCTTAGCAGATGTTGCTGACAATAATCGCTTTGTTCGTCCCACATTTACTGACGATAATATAATTAATATTAAGCAGGGACGCCATCCAGTGGTTGAAGCAATATTAGAAGCCGGTGAGTTTGTTGCTAATGATGTGAATTTGGATCAAAATACGGCAATGCAATTGATCACGGGGCCTAATATGGCTGGAAAATCAACCTATATGCGGGAGTTAGCGTTGATTGTTATTTTGGGTCAAATGGGCAGTTTTGTTCCGGCCGAAAGTGCCGTATTACCAATATTTGATCAAATATTTACCCGTATTGGCGCCAATGATGATATGGCAATGGGTCAATCGACATTTATGGTCGAAATGGCGGAAGCCAACCTAGCATTGCAAGAAGCCAGCGCGCACTCATTAATATTATTTGATGAATTAGGTCGAGGCACGGCAACTTATGATGGTATGGCATTAGCTCAAGCCATCATTGAATATTTAGATGCTCATGTACATGCTAAAACATTATTTTCAACCCATTATCATGAGTTAACGGCATTGGCAGACAAACATGAAAATATTAAAAATGTTCATGTGGGCGCTGTTGAAGATGAATCGGGTGAGTTACACTTCTTGCATCAGATTCAACAAGGACCAGCTGATAAATCGTATGGCATTCACGTTGCTGCACTAGCCGGATTGCCTGACGAATTAATTGCAAATGCAACAACGATTTTATCAGGATTAGAAAATCAAGAAGCATTAGTACCTGAACCAAAAGCTTCAGGGTTGTCTGAGCAAGTGGCATTGTTCAATGTTTCGGATGTTGATCCTAAAACAGAAACATTATTTCAAAAATTAGATAGCATCAACATATCAACAATGACACCGCTAGAAGCATTAAATGTATTGGCAGAATTACAAAAATTGAGGAAGTAA
- the gatA gene encoding Asp-tRNA(Asn)/Glu-tRNA(Gln) amidotransferase subunit GatA encodes MTINYFEHDLTSLHNQLVNKEVSAVDLTRASLDNISKTDDKLNAFISTNPDEAIAQAQKIDEKSDFSNVLTGLPLGLKDNMATKGIQTTGASHILEGFKPIYNATVVEKLQNLGAVSVGKTNMDEFAMGGSTETSYYKQTSNAWDHSKVPGGSSGGSAAAVAAGQVPFALGSDTGGSIRQPAAFNGIVGLKPTYGRVSRWGLFAMASSLDQIGPFTRTVKDNATVLNAIAGFDEKDSTSSQREVPDFTAKLSGDVKGLKIAVPKEYFGEGIDPKVAKQVKAAIAQLEALGATVDEVSLPHTKYGVAAYYIIMSSEASSNLQRYDGVRYGFRADDVKNLEDLYVKTRSEGFGDEVKRRIMLGTFSLSAGAYDAFFKKAAKIRTLLIEDFNKVFENYDVIVGPTAPTAAYGLGEEVDDPTAMYLADVLTIPVNLAGLPGLSVNAGFVDGLPVGLQIIGKPFDEQTVYQTGYAYEQASRLFEQHPDVAKEY; translated from the coding sequence ATGACAATTAATTATTTTGAGCATGATTTAACTTCTTTGCACAATCAGTTGGTAAACAAAGAAGTAAGTGCGGTAGATTTGACACGTGCATCGCTTGATAACATTTCTAAAACTGATGATAAATTAAATGCATTTATTAGCACAAACCCAGACGAAGCTATAGCACAAGCTCAAAAAATTGATGAAAAATCTGATTTTTCGAATGTCTTGACGGGTCTCCCTTTGGGATTGAAAGATAATATGGCAACCAAGGGCATTCAAACAACGGGTGCTTCGCATATTTTGGAAGGTTTTAAGCCAATCTATAATGCGACAGTGGTGGAAAAATTGCAAAACCTAGGGGCGGTTTCTGTTGGAAAGACTAACATGGATGAATTTGCCATGGGTGGTTCAACAGAAACCTCATACTATAAACAAACATCAAATGCGTGGGATCATAGTAAGGTGCCAGGTGGATCATCAGGTGGATCAGCTGCAGCAGTTGCCGCTGGACAAGTGCCATTTGCATTAGGGTCTGATACCGGTGGTTCAATTCGCCAGCCAGCTGCCTTTAATGGAATTGTTGGTTTAAAGCCTACGTATGGTCGTGTTTCACGTTGGGGCTTGTTTGCCATGGCTTCTTCACTTGATCAAATCGGGCCTTTCACAAGAACTGTGAAGGATAACGCAACAGTACTAAATGCTATTGCTGGTTTCGACGAGAAAGACTCAACTTCATCGCAGCGTGAAGTGCCTGATTTCACTGCAAAGTTAAGCGGTGATGTTAAGGGCTTAAAGATCGCTGTGCCAAAAGAATACTTTGGTGAAGGTATTGATCCAAAAGTTGCCAAGCAAGTCAAGGCTGCTATTGCACAATTAGAAGCATTGGGAGCAACTGTTGACGAAGTAAGTCTTCCACACACTAAATACGGTGTGGCTGCATACTATATTATCATGTCATCAGAAGCATCATCTAACTTACAACGTTATGATGGTGTGAGATATGGTTTCCGTGCCGATGACGTTAAAAACTTGGAAGATTTATATGTCAAAACACGTTCAGAAGGTTTTGGTGACGAAGTCAAGCGTCGTATCATGTTAGGAACGTTCTCATTGTCAGCTGGAGCGTATGATGCTTTCTTTAAGAAGGCCGCTAAAATTCGTACATTGTTGATTGAGGACTTTAATAAGGTTTTTGAAAACTATGATGTAATTGTTGGACCTACTGCGCCAACAGCTGCATATGGTCTTGGTGAAGAGGTTGATGACCCTACAGCAATGTACCTGGCAGATGTTTTGACTATCCCAGTAAACTTAGCTGGTCTACCTGGTTTGTCAGTCAACGCTGGATTTGTTGATGGATTGCCTGTGGGCTTGCAAATTATTGGTAAGCCATTTGACGAACAGACTGTTTATCAAACAGGATATGCTTACGAACAAGCCAGCCGTTTGTTTGAACAACATCCTGACGTTGCGAAAGAATATTAA
- a CDS encoding DEAD/DEAH box helicase, protein MAEKANQFGQFNLKKEVIDALSAIGFYEPTAVQAKLIPDVLQGRDVVGQSQTGSGKTHTFLIPILNQLEQDNEYVQAVITTPSRELAAQITKAMKEFSNQLNTDISISEFVGGTDKQRQIKQLENHQPQIVIGTPGRIKDLVESGSLKLHAVHTLVVDEADMTLDMGFLNEVDYIAGAMPEGLQTLVFSATMPEKLKPFLKKYLDNPHFEAIPVSTVIADTIDNWLLATKSKDKNDIIYQVLTIGNPYLALVFANTKERAKEISSFLRGHGLKVAEIHGDIEPRERRRVMKAIQNLEYQYVVATDLAARGIDIEGVSHVINDDIPAELEFFVHRVGRTGRNGLPGLAITLYGPDEENEVAELEALGITFKAKQIKGNEIIDVKDRRARVQRVATTKKLDSTMVGMVKKKKKNVKPGYKRRIKNAIQRKNQMDRRISQRQEMRATRKANKQRGEH, encoded by the coding sequence ATGGCTGAAAAAGCAAACCAATTTGGACAATTTAATTTAAAAAAGGAAGTTATTGACGCATTAAGTGCTATTGGCTTTTATGAACCAACTGCTGTGCAAGCAAAATTAATTCCTGATGTTTTACAAGGACGAGATGTGGTCGGACAATCGCAAACTGGTTCAGGAAAGACGCACACATTTTTGATTCCAATCTTGAATCAATTAGAGCAGGATAACGAATACGTACAGGCAGTAATTACGACACCGTCACGTGAATTGGCAGCGCAAATCACCAAGGCGATGAAAGAATTTTCCAATCAGCTAAACACTGATATTTCCATTTCTGAGTTTGTGGGTGGAACAGACAAGCAACGACAAATTAAACAATTGGAAAATCACCAACCACAAATTGTCATTGGGACACCGGGTCGGATTAAAGATTTAGTAGAGTCTGGATCATTGAAGTTACATGCAGTTCATACGCTTGTTGTAGATGAAGCTGATATGACGTTAGATATGGGATTTTTAAATGAAGTCGATTATATTGCAGGTGCAATGCCTGAGGGTCTTCAGACGTTGGTGTTCAGTGCGACAATGCCAGAAAAGTTGAAGCCATTCTTGAAAAAATATTTAGATAACCCACATTTTGAAGCTATACCAGTGTCAACGGTCATTGCCGATACAATTGACAATTGGTTATTAGCTACTAAGTCAAAAGATAAGAATGACATTATTTATCAAGTATTAACTATTGGTAATCCATACTTAGCATTGGTTTTCGCTAATACCAAAGAGCGTGCGAAGGAAATTTCGAGTTTTTTGCGTGGACATGGTTTGAAAGTGGCCGAAATACATGGCGATATTGAACCACGTGAACGTCGACGTGTGATGAAAGCAATCCAAAACTTAGAATACCAATATGTCGTGGCAACAGACCTTGCTGCACGTGGTATTGATATTGAAGGTGTTTCGCATGTCATTAATGATGATATACCTGCCGAATTAGAATTCTTTGTTCACCGTGTGGGTCGGACGGGCCGTAATGGTTTGCCTGGATTAGCCATTACGTTGTATGGTCCAGATGAAGAAAATGAAGTTGCTGAATTAGAAGCCTTGGGTATCACTTTTAAGGCTAAGCAAATTAAGGGCAATGAAATTATTGACGTTAAGGATCGAAGGGCTCGTGTTCAGCGAGTAGCCACAACCAAAAAATTGGATTCAACTATGGTTGGTATGGTTAAAAAGAAAAAGAAAAATGTCAAGCCAGGTTACAAAAGACGCATTAAAAATGCAATTCAGCGTAAAAATCAAATGGATCGTCGAATATCTCAACGACAAGAAATGAGAGCAACACGCAAAGCAAACAAACAACGTGGAGAACATTAA
- the rpsO gene encoding 30S ribosomal protein S15, which yields MALTQERKNEIIKAYARHEGDTGSAEVQIAVLTADINELNTHMAAHKHDFHSQRGLMKKIGSRRNLLRYLRNTDIQRYRELIQRLGLRR from the coding sequence ATGGCACTTACACAAGAACGTAAGAACGAAATCATCAAGGCATACGCCCGCCACGAAGGCGATACAGGTTCAGCTGAAGTACAAATCGCAGTTTTAACTGCTGATATTAACGAGTTGAACACACACATGGCAGCTCACAAGCATGATTTCCACTCACAACGTGGATTAATGAAGAAGATTGGTAGCCGTCGTAACTTATTACGTTACCTCCGCAATACTGATATTCAACGTTATCGTGAATTGATCCAACGCTTAGGTTTGCGTCGTTAA
- the rpsT gene encoding 30S ribosomal protein S20, whose product MPVIESAIQRVRLTKKQHDRNEPQLSAYRTAVKKFEKAAAAGTDNLAELYKAASSAIDHAYSKGLIKKNKASREKSRLAKYVK is encoded by the coding sequence ATGCCTGTTATTGAATCAGCAATTCAACGTGTTCGTCTTACTAAGAAGCAACACGACCGTAACGAACCACAACTCAGTGCTTACCGTACAGCTGTAAAAAAGTTTGAAAAAGCTGCAGCTGCTGGTACAGACAACTTAGCAGAATTATACAAGGCTGCTTCTTCAGCTATTGATCACGCCTACTCAAAAGGTTTGATCAAGAAGAACAAAGCTTCACGTGAAAAGTCACGTTTAGCTAAGTACGTTAAGTAA
- a CDS encoding diacylglycerol kinase family lipid kinase, translating to MKRARIIYNPTSGREAIKREMLDILAVYEKAGYETSAFATTPEPLSAAKEARRAAEAGFDLIVAAGGDGTINEVVNGLSPLTKRPMMAVIPAGTTNDYARALKLPRDEPLEAAKVILQNETIKMDIGKIEKDNEIKYFMNIAALGTISEVTYAVPSLMKSLYGYLAYLVKGAELITRVKAVNAKVIFDDGEYSGKTSMIFLALTNSVGGFESIVPDAKLDDGRFTLLIIKEANLAQMLQMVAQMINGGKHIDNPKLIYKKTNKVEILPLDNDQMKVNLDGEYGGDAPMKFTDLQQHIEFVANRSGMSENSVSVAKRKFVEEAEKLDTK from the coding sequence ATGAAACGAGCAAGAATTATCTATAATCCAACTTCGGGTCGAGAGGCTATTAAACGCGAGATGCTTGATATCCTCGCAGTTTATGAAAAAGCTGGGTATGAAACTTCGGCTTTTGCCACTACACCAGAACCACTGAGTGCGGCGAAAGAAGCAAGGCGTGCTGCTGAGGCTGGTTTTGATCTTATTGTCGCAGCAGGTGGGGATGGAACAATTAACGAGGTTGTTAATGGATTATCTCCCTTAACAAAGCGCCCGATGATGGCAGTCATACCGGCGGGTACAACCAATGATTATGCACGTGCATTAAAATTACCTCGCGATGAGCCATTAGAAGCAGCAAAAGTAATTTTGCAAAATGAAACCATTAAAATGGACATAGGTAAAATTGAAAAAGATAACGAAATTAAGTATTTTATGAATATTGCCGCTCTAGGAACTATTAGCGAGGTGACGTATGCAGTACCTTCGTTGATGAAATCATTATATGGCTATTTGGCCTATTTGGTTAAGGGGGCAGAGCTGATTACTCGAGTTAAAGCAGTTAATGCCAAGGTTATATTTGATGATGGTGAGTATTCAGGAAAAACTTCGATGATCTTTTTGGCACTGACTAATTCTGTCGGTGGCTTTGAGTCCATTGTGCCAGATGCAAAGTTAGACGATGGTCGTTTTACGCTCTTAATCATTAAAGAAGCTAACTTGGCACAGATGCTACAGATGGTGGCGCAGATGATTAATGGCGGTAAGCATATTGATAATCCTAAGTTAATCTATAAGAAAACCAACAAAGTAGAGATCTTGCCACTAGATAATGACCAAATGAAAGTGAATTTAGATGGCGAATATGGTGGTGATGCGCCAATGAAATTTACTGATTTACAACAACATATTGAATTTGTGGCCAATCGTTCAGGCATGTCAGAAAATTCTGTAAGTGTTGCTAAACGTAAATTTGTTGAAGAAGCCGAAAAACTAGATACAAAGTAA